Part of the Sphaerochaeta associata genome is shown below.
AACCGCTGGAACAAGAATCCCTCCCGGATGCGGGAGAGGGGACTCGGCGATGAGGAGAAACAAGAGCGCATCCATCCTCGACGAAAAGAAACGTCCTGCATCCTGGCAGGAGAGCTTGTTCATAAGGAAGCCTTCACGCTTTGTGGTCTGAACTTCTTTCTAGGGCCTGAAACGAAAACATTCCACACCATTTGGGCACAGTTCGGCCGTTACGAGCATCTGATCAGGCATGCTCTACAAGAGGGGACGACCTATCAATACAGCGCTTGGACCAACGAGGAACTGCCGGGCATGAGTGTGCTTTGTGCAAAATCTGTGAACCAAGGCTGGACAGGAGAGGAACTCTTCACCGTTCGAAGAGTTCCTGCAGCCTCGTACATACGATTCATCCACTCAGAAGATGTAACGCGTATAAGGGACGCGTATCAGTACATCTACGGTACCTATTTTGCCCAAAGTCCCCTGCATCCTCTGGGCAACTGGGAGTTCCAACGGTATCCGAAGGGACAATCGGTGATCGAAATCTACATTCCCGTCAGAACAGAAACTCCTCTTCCCAACTGAAGTGCTCGCTGTCCTCGATCCATTGCGGCCAATGGGCACACCAAACCGGAGTCTTGTATTCACGAACCCGGTCCTCGCTGCCGTGGTACGGCTTGATGTCCAGCACCGGCGTTCCATCTTCTGCATCGATGTATCCAAGCTGTAGAATACCCTGCTCCTCATCAACATCCACTACGCAGGCTGTACTGATGCACAGTGAGTTGGGTCGGTAGGGAGAACGGGTTGCGAAAACCCCGATCTGTTCAGGCCCCTTGGCATACGGCTTGGGGATGACGGTAAAGGCCGAACCGGCATTGCCCGCTTGGTCGGCAAACCAGACAACTTGTACATGACCAAAGCCTGCAAGGCCCTTCAAGCCATGCTTGTAGGGAGCCTGGAGTACAATCCGACACCCATCGCGCTGCTCGACGTTACCAATTACGGTACAGGAAATTTCCATAGTTGATCCTCCTGATCTGAGCATGAACTGCCTTGTGGGGGAAAACCATGACAAAACCGGAGAGGCAGATGACAAAAATTGCTTTATCTACAGGCCCAATTCCAGCAATTTGCGTCCTATTGCCTCAACGGTGGTTTCGATCAAGTACTCCCCGTATGCGGCTGTGGAAAGACGTGGATCTTCGCCCTTCACCCCCAGCGGCCATGCTCCGGAGGAATCCTCGATGCGACTGAGGTCCACCAAATCAGGATGAAGGGCCATCATGACCGATGTCTCATTTCGGCCTGCGTGGTCCTGCTGGGTCACAAAGGATTGTGCATCAAAGTCATTGATCGATGAGAGGAGGATGATGTCATACTGTTTCTCCCATTGCCCGGCCATGTGGGCCCAGGCTTTGCGTGAGGGCCCATGCCCGTCGGCTAAGAGACAGATGAATCCAGCCCGTTTCGCCTGAACCACGAGCGCCTCGAGCATCATCAGAAACAAGCCGTTCGAAACCCAGTAGCAACTCCCCTCAAGCCTTTGGTGGGGCTTGGTTGCATCGCTATAGTCCATGCCTATCAGATTTGTGCCCTCAGGCCCGGCCTCAATACGGTCCGGTCCGAGGTAGAGAGGAGGAAACACGATTCCCCCGAATCGTTGCGCTGCACGGGTGAAGATACCGTCAGCCTGCAGGGCGTCGGCTCCCAATACATTGTGGAGCCCGTGCCATTCAAGCGTCCCCAAGGGTATGTAGCCCACCGGGTGCTCTTTCAACCGTTTGGTGAACGAGGGAACACTCAACCTGGCATAGTGTACACACTCATCCATCCGAGGGCCTCCGTTTCATCGCCTCCTTGTTGCGATACATGGCATTGTCTGCAGCAACATAGGTATTGAACAAATTTCCGATGCACGACTCACACCAGGAGGTGCCCGATGCCAACGAGAGTTTGATCGTTCTTGTCGTATTTGACAGCTGAATCTGTACGTCCAAAAGCACAAGCGCGCGCTCGATTTCCTTATCGTCGATTTTCGTGCTGACAACGGCGAACTCATCGCCTCCGACCCGATAGACCTTGCCCAACCCCCTGAAACACCGCTCGATCAGAGAACCGGCATGCACCAACAGCTCATCTCCGGCCTTATGCCCATAGGTATCATTTGCTTTCTTCAGATAGTTGACGTCAAGCACTACGATTGCTGCTGCATCCCTGCTGCCATGCTGCAAGTCCAGGATATCATGCATGAACATGGTTCGGTTTCTGAGACCGGTCAAGGTGTCGATCGAATAGCGTTGTTCCAGGAAGAAGAGGTAGAAGAGCAGAAGAGAGAGGGCGACGCTCGGCCAGAGGGTAAGCACCCAAGGATACAGCATCTGGACTATAAAGCCCAAAATAGGGGTGGTGAGGATGCAGATCAGCAGCAATCGATCGGAATTATTGTAACGCGGCAACGACTTTACAAGGTACAGAATGCTCAAGCCATAGTAGAAAAGCGTAATGGAGGTGGAGACAAAAAAGAATGGGCCGCGCCGGTAGATATTCTGTTCGTCAACAAAGAAGGCCCACCCCGTCCAATAGCTCGCCAGGCTGAACATCGCATTGAGAATGAGAGGCAGCACCATAACGGGGCTAAGTTTCCGTACTCTGTAGTACCCGATGAAATGCAGTAAAAAGAAGCAGACCACCGGTGAGAGGGAGAAGCCCAACACATTGGTAGCCCTATGGAAAAATATCTGGCCGGCCACTCCCACATCATCCACCTGATAGGCGAACAACTCGGTTCCGAGTAATACGAGCAACGAGAATGCAGAGAGAATGTACCACCGGTTTCGGGGATTGGTCTGTACGCTTCTGCTGGCCAAGGCTATGGCGAAGAACATCATAACAACGGAAAGCATGTCCAGTTCCAACGTCGCTTGCATATCGTTACCCTTGCTTCGTATGATGACACAGCCATTTGCCTTTGCCTAGGGGAAAGGTTGCCACAGCGGCTTCTCTTGCGTACTATAGCCCTATGCATCCACCCCTTCCTCAGTATCCGGCCATGTTGCACGCTCTGTACTTGCAGCACCTGCTGACAACAAGAAAAGCCATTGATTTCGATTCAGAGTCCGCTTACTCCACCGACCGGCTCTTCGAAAGCGGTGGCGGCCTTATGTTCGGTGTGCTCACAGCGTGCGACCAAGCGGGAAACGAGGTGCTGCTCAAAGCCTTTTCAGGAAGCCTGGGGGGAAGGCGCAACCTACCCCACTGGGCCCCCCATGTAGTCAACGACCAGGACTACGATGTGTATATGAAGCAGTACGACCAGAACATCAAGAAGCTCGCAGGAAGGGCACAGCAGGCCACCCTCTCCCAGAAAGCCCTTTCCCACTACTACAGCCTCTACAACCTGGCGGCCATCGACGGTACCCGGATTCCTCTCACCTCATGTTTTTCTACTCCCAACATCCCTACCGGCAGCGGGGATTGTTGTGCGATAAAACTG
Proteins encoded:
- a CDS encoding effector binding domain-containing protein, producing the protein MDGYDTLIETLNRFERSLDSATPITTVAELAQTSGYSAHHFSRLFYSHTALHLKEYLQGRLLTSLMMEAARCDISFAVLASRYGFRDYETFYRACKNRWNKNPSRMRERGLGDEEKQERIHPRRKETSCILAGELVHKEAFTLCGLNFFLGPETKTFHTIWAQFGRYEHLIRHALQEGTTYQYSAWTNEELPGMSVLCAKSVNQGWTGEELFTVRRVPAASYIRFIHSEDVTRIRDAYQYIYGTYFAQSPLHPLGNWEFQRYPKGQSVIEIYIPVRTETPLPN
- a CDS encoding TrmO family methyltransferase domain-containing protein — translated: MEISCTVIGNVEQRDGCRIVLQAPYKHGLKGLAGFGHVQVVWFADQAGNAGSAFTVIPKPYAKGPEQIGVFATRSPYRPNSLCISTACVVDVDEEQGILQLGYIDAEDGTPVLDIKPYHGSEDRVREYKTPVWCAHWPQWIEDSEHFSWEEEFLF
- a CDS encoding creatininase family protein; the protein is MDECVHYARLSVPSFTKRLKEHPVGYIPLGTLEWHGLHNVLGADALQADGIFTRAAQRFGGIVFPPLYLGPDRIEAGPEGTNLIGMDYSDATKPHQRLEGSCYWVSNGLFLMMLEALVVQAKRAGFICLLADGHGPSRKAWAHMAGQWEKQYDIILLSSINDFDAQSFVTQQDHAGRNETSVMMALHPDLVDLSRIEDSSGAWPLGVKGEDPRLSTAAYGEYLIETTVEAIGRKLLELGL
- a CDS encoding GGDEF domain-containing protein, producing the protein MQATLELDMLSVVMMFFAIALASRSVQTNPRNRWYILSAFSLLVLLGTELFAYQVDDVGVAGQIFFHRATNVLGFSLSPVVCFFLLHFIGYYRVRKLSPVMVLPLILNAMFSLASYWTGWAFFVDEQNIYRRGPFFFVSTSITLFYYGLSILYLVKSLPRYNNSDRLLLICILTTPILGFIVQMLYPWVLTLWPSVALSLLLFYLFFLEQRYSIDTLTGLRNRTMFMHDILDLQHGSRDAAAIVVLDVNYLKKANDTYGHKAGDELLVHAGSLIERCFRGLGKVYRVGGDEFAVVSTKIDDKEIERALVLLDVQIQLSNTTRTIKLSLASGTSWCESCIGNLFNTYVAADNAMYRNKEAMKRRPSDG